One stretch of Oceanimonas pelagia DNA includes these proteins:
- the lptC gene encoding LPS export ABC transporter periplasmic protein LptC, with protein sequence MSRQTWLFGGLFVVALATWQWFGTDRNAPASEQDFQPDFVATNLTSVQYNRLGLPYRGMQAEHAEYYESLSMTLMKKPVILLYSPDGRPQWRLSGNNGTINTGDNAVLTGNVVGKGLQPDALVETLTTEYLEMDFINNRLRSNQRVRLESPQYQAEGTGLRGKLDQQTVELLNETRATYFNP encoded by the coding sequence ATGAGCCGCCAGACCTGGCTGTTTGGCGGCCTGTTCGTGGTGGCCCTGGCCACCTGGCAATGGTTTGGCACCGACCGCAATGCGCCCGCCAGCGAGCAGGATTTTCAGCCGGACTTCGTCGCCACCAACCTCACCAGCGTGCAGTATAACCGGTTGGGGCTGCCCTACCGGGGCATGCAGGCGGAGCACGCGGAGTACTACGAATCCCTGTCCATGACCCTGATGAAAAAACCTGTTATCTTGCTTTATTCCCCCGACGGCCGGCCCCAGTGGCGGCTGAGCGGAAATAACGGCACCATCAACACCGGCGACAACGCCGTGCTGACCGGCAACGTGGTGGGCAAGGGGCTGCAACCGGATGCCCTGGTGGAAACCCTGACCACCGAATATCTGGAAATGGACTTTATCAACAATCGACTGCGCTCCAACCAGAGAGTGCGGCTGGAAAGCCCGCAATACCAGGCGGAAGGCACGGGCCTGCGAGGCAAGCTGGATCAACAAACGGTGGAATTACTGAATGAAACCCGGGCAACTTATTTCAATCCTTAG
- the lptA gene encoding lipopolysaccharide transport periplasmic protein LptA gives MKPGQLISILSLGGLLGLGQAQARDSDFRQPVTIDAGRQLVELADNKVTFIDKVVVKQGSIDVRANELVVIRNEQGLQSMTAKGSPATYEQILNNGKPVHAEAREIHYDMRARTITLIRDAKLKQNDNIVTGYRIRYFIDKEQMEAESQGGKDRVTTIFLPDQVQEFDKQDNN, from the coding sequence ATGAAACCCGGGCAACTTATTTCAATCCTTAGTCTTGGCGGCCTGCTGGGCCTGGGTCAGGCACAGGCCAGAGACAGCGACTTTCGCCAGCCGGTGACCATAGACGCCGGCCGTCAGCTGGTAGAGCTGGCCGACAACAAGGTCACCTTTATCGACAAGGTGGTGGTCAAGCAGGGCAGTATAGACGTGCGTGCCAACGAGCTGGTGGTGATCCGCAACGAGCAGGGCCTGCAGTCGATGACCGCCAAGGGCAGCCCGGCCACCTATGAGCAGATCCTCAACAACGGCAAGCCGGTGCATGCCGAGGCCCGGGAAATTCACTACGACATGCGTGCCCGTACCATCACCCTGATCCGGGACGCCAAGCTCAAGCAGAACGACAATATCGTCACCGGCTACCGCATTCGCTACTTTATCGACAAGGAACAGATGGAAGCCGAAAGCCAGGGCGGCAAGGACAGGGTCACCACCATCTTCCTGCCCGACCAGGTGCAGGAGTTCGACAAGCAGGATAACAACTGA